The nucleotide window TTCTCGCCCGACAGCCTGTCGCAGCGCATCGCCGGCTGCGAGAGCAAGGTGGTGATCACCGCCGACGAGGGGCTGCGCGGCGGGCGCAAGGTGCCGCTCAAGGCCAATGTCGACAAGGCCGCCGACAAGGCGCCGGTCGACAAGGTGCTGGTCGTGCGGCGCACCGGCGGCAACGTCGCCATGAAGGACGGCCGCGACGTGTGGTACCACGAGGCGCGCGAGCGCGTGTCCGACACCTGCCCGCCGGCCGAGGTGAACGCGGAAGACCCGCTCTTCATCCTCTACACCTCCGGCTCGACCGGCCAGCCCAAGGGTGTGCTGCACACCTCCGGCGGCTATCTCGTCTACGCCTCGATGACCCACCAATACGTCTTCGACTGCAAGGACGAGGACATCTACTGGTGCACGGCCGACGTGGGCTGGGTGACCGGCCACTCCTATATCGTCTACGGCCCGCTCGCCAACGGCGCGACGACGCTGATGTTCGAGGGCATCCCGACCTATCCTTCCCCGGCCCGTTTCTGGGAGGTGATCGACAAGCACAAGGTGACGATCTTCTACACCGCGCCGACGGCGATCCGTTCGCTGATGGGCGCCGGCACCGACCATGTGAAGAAGACCTCGCGCGCCTCGCTGCGGATCCTCGGCTCGGTCGGCGAGCCGATCAACCCGGAAGCCTGGATCTGGTATTACGAGAATGTCGGCGACAGCCGCTGCCCGATCGTCGACACCTGGTGGCAGACGGAGACCGGCGGCATCCTGATCACGCCGCTGCCCGGCGCCACGGCGCTGAAGCCCGGCTCGGCGACGCGCCCCTTCTTCGGCGTGCAGCCGGCGCTGGTCGATGCGGAAGGCGCGATCCTGGAGGGCGCCGCCGAGGGCAACCTCGTCATCACCGACAGCTGGCCGGGCCAGATGCGCACGGTCTACGGCGACCACGAGCGCTTCGTGCAGACCTACTTCTCCGCCTACAAGGGGATGTATTTCACCGGTGACGGCTGCCGCCGCGATGCCGACGGCTACTACTGGATCACCGGCCGCGTCGATGACGTCATCAACGTCTCCGGCCACCGCATGGGCACCGCCGAGGTGGAATCGGCGCTGGTCGCCCATCCCAAGGTGTCCGAGGCCGCGGTGGTGGGCTACCCGCACGATCTCAAAGGCCAGGGCATCTATGTCTATGTGACGCTGATGGCCGGCGAGCAGCCGAGCGAGGAGCTCGCCAAGGAACTGCGCGCCTGGGTGCGCCAGGAGATCGGGCCGATCGCCTCGCCCGACCTGATCCAGTTCGCACCGGGCCTGCCCAAGACCCGCTCGGGCAAGATCATGCGCCGCATCCTGCGCAAGATCGCCGAGGACAGCTTCGAAAACCTCGGCGACACCTCGACGCTGGCCGATCCGGCCGTGGTCGACGACCTGATCGAGAACCGCCAGAACCGCGGCGCCTGACGCACAACGGACGACACAACACGAAAAGAAAAGGGGCGCGGGATCATTTCCCGCGCCCCTTTTCGTTCTGGTCTCTCGCCGTCCTCAGTTGAAGAAGCGGTAGCCCGGCTTCTTCGGCGGCTCCTCGTCGTCGCCGCCATCCGGGCCCGGATCGTCGGGCATGTGCTTCAGCGGAAACTCGATCGGCCGCGACAGGTCCTTGTCCTTCGCGTCCTTCGCCACCGGTTTCGCGTCGCCCTCGCTCTTGGTCGGCGCGGCAGCTGCGGCTGCGACCGGTGTGGCGGTGGCCGGTGCGGAAGCCTCCTTGCCGTTGCCGGCAGTAGGCACTGCGGGCGTCACGGCAGGCTTGGCCGTCCCTTTTTCCGAAAGGTCCTTGTCGGCAGAAACCGGCTCGGCCGGCTGTGCTGTCGGGGCAGGAGCGGGTGCAGGCTTCGCCTCGGCTCCAGGCGCCTCCGAAGCCGTCTCTGGCGTCTTCTCCAAAGGCTTCGCTGCCGCCTTTTCAATCGCCTTCTCCGGGCCCTTCTCTTCGGTTTCGGCAACGACCCCCGGCGTGGTGTCGGCGGGCTTCGGCGCAGCCCTCGTCATCTCCACCAAGGGTCCGTCATCGAGT belongs to Stappia indica and includes:
- the acs gene encoding acetate--CoA ligase; amino-acid sequence: MSENLYPVPAAIAASALIDDAKYQEMYAASVSDPEAFWAEHGKRIDWIKPYTRVKNTSYDPHNVSIKWFEDGTLNVSANCVDRHLATRGDKPAIIWEGDDPSEHKVITYRELAGEVNRFANVLKDLGVAKGDRVTIYLPMIPEAAYAMLACARLGAVHSVVFGGFSPDSLSQRIAGCESKVVITADEGLRGGRKVPLKANVDKAADKAPVDKVLVVRRTGGNVAMKDGRDVWYHEARERVSDTCPPAEVNAEDPLFILYTSGSTGQPKGVLHTSGGYLVYASMTHQYVFDCKDEDIYWCTADVGWVTGHSYIVYGPLANGATTLMFEGIPTYPSPARFWEVIDKHKVTIFYTAPTAIRSLMGAGTDHVKKTSRASLRILGSVGEPINPEAWIWYYENVGDSRCPIVDTWWQTETGGILITPLPGATALKPGSATRPFFGVQPALVDAEGAILEGAAEGNLVITDSWPGQMRTVYGDHERFVQTYFSAYKGMYFTGDGCRRDADGYYWITGRVDDVINVSGHRMGTAEVESALVAHPKVSEAAVVGYPHDLKGQGIYVYVTLMAGEQPSEELAKELRAWVRQEIGPIASPDLIQFAPGLPKTRSGKIMRRILRKIAEDSFENLGDTSTLADPAVVDDLIENRQNRGA